A genomic segment from Phragmites australis chromosome 6, lpPhrAust1.1, whole genome shotgun sequence encodes:
- the LOC133921456 gene encoding uncharacterized protein At1g51745-like isoform X2, producing the protein MLGSSVEGGADEDGGCCCVGDTSPGTIVWVRRRNGSWWPGRILGPEELPPSQIMSPRSGTPVKLLGREDASVDWYNLEKSKRVKAFRCGEFDACIEKAEATQGTLVKKREKYARREDAILHALDLERKQLASKYQAQGFRPGPPGNISVCTKHRKDLGSTRYKSKKSKKRKDVSVPPDGKREAGSKRNFSESLAQGNVVSNHMGDFSNVRHSQGGATLESKEQSTIVKKNRSDRSDFEDSLVSKSDRRRALAQVLQSSEKSPHHLQQNDDYGIFLIGEDNNPSLATFRSRRRADFETESYLQHPGSFSEEQTSSDFTEKQITESSERECSESETEDDAELLQSANVIQPRESRVPDPYSLPVSDKFRHVDYDDNEVTYSSYMPQLNESEGEDGSSELGVSQWHMKGKRNSRNAAKRLVDMTDGNAWLNKSNGSLKGSLRKTNGGNPRKDSMQTSSERFLGQSSYQIKEEPNYDSDETELFEDTCNSEVNLYHGKRYPSYLRTSRYLSRGYNYFNDYENDSSKISPLNKENDRTFRVDQNACSDRSSLYQGKFTSRFGGMGSMLFDVDLKVQASYQGEHVPLVSLMSRLNGKAIVGHPIQIEILEDGSTNHLVFCGDTSLQESTAAPPAWPTGRRTTMQRVPRSNPSGASLDGDDEGGLVYPEWEIKPTFRKYSTSSNHQKKSSSNARRSSVKSHKKTSKKASLSSQKVKALSSISTGKRHNGEGGQAKAHWRSGIFGGLIKAEGAVPLVTCVPAKVVFTRILEAIGRPPLAVAHHVRMASPSVRDPR; encoded by the exons GGATTGGTACAACCTTGAGAAATCAAAGCGTGTCAAAGCATTTAGGTGTGGGGAGTTTGATGCCTGTATTGAGAAGGCGGAGGCTACTCAAGGGACACTtgtgaagaagagagagaaatatGCACGAAGAGAAGATGCTATTCTTCACGCCCTTGACTTGGAGAGGAAGCAGCTTGCATCGAAGTATCAGGCTCAAGGTTTCAGACCTGGACCACCTGGTAACATTTCCG TTTGCACTAAACATCGCAAAGACCTTGGGAGTACTCGCTACAAGAGCAAAAAGAGTAAGAAACGGAAAGATGTATCTGTTCCCCCTGATGGAAAAAGAGAAGCTGGTTCAAAGAGAAACTTTTCAGAATCTCTTGCTCAGGGGAATGTTGTCAGTAATCACATGGGTGATTTCTCCAATGTGAGACATTCTCAGGGAGGTGCAACTTTAGAGAGCAAGGAGCAAAGTACAATTGTGAAGAAGAATAGGTCGGACAGAAGTGATTTTGAAGATTCTCTTGTTTCAAAATCTGACAGACGTCGGGCACTTGCTCAAGTTTTGCAGAGCAGTGAAAAATCGCCTCATCACTTACAGCAAAATGATGATTACGGGATTTTCTTAATTGGAGAGGATAATAATCCATCACTTGCCACCTTTCGGTCCAGAAGAA GAGCTGATTTTGAGACCGAAAGCTATCTTCAGCATCCTGGTTCTTTTTCTGAGGAACAGACATCGTCTGACTTCACTGAGAAGCAAATAACTGAGTCTTCAGAGAGGGAATGCTCAGAAAGCGAGACTGAAGACGATGCTGAACTTTTGCAAA GTGCAAATGTGATTCAGCCTAGAGAGTCACGTGTTCCTGATCCTTATTCTCTTCCAGTTTCTGACAAGTTCAGGCATGTGGATTACGATGACAATGAGGTTACCTATTCTAGTTATATGCCTCAGTTGAATGAATCAGAGGGAGAGGATGGTTCTTCTGAACTGGGTGTCTCCCAGTGGCATATGAAAGGTAAACGTAACAGCCGTAATGCAGCAAAGAGATTGGTGGATATGACAGATGGAAATGCCTGGTTAAATAAATCCAATGGTTCATTGAAAGGATCTTTGCGTAAGACAAATGGTGGAAATCCCAGAAAAGATAGTATGCAAACCTCCAGTGAGCGATTTCTTGGGCAAAGTTCTTACCAAATTAAAGAGGAGCCCAATTATGATTCTGATGAAACAGAATTATTTGAGGACACGTGCAATTCAGAGGTTAACTTGTACCATGGTAAAAGATACCCTTCATACTTGAGAACCTCAAGATATCTTAGCCGAGGCTACAATTATTTTAATGACTATGAGAATGACTCATCAAAGATTTCTCCTCTAAACAAGGAAAACGATAGAACGTTTCGTGTTGATCAGAATGCATGTTCGGACAGATCTTCACTTTACCAGGGAAAGTTCACTTCACGTTTTGGTGGCATGGGATCGATGCTGTTTGATGTTGACCTGAAAGTCCAGGCCAGCTACCAGGGAGAGCATGTTCCTCTTGTCTCCTTAATGAGCAGACTGAATGGCAAAGCAATTGTTGGACACCCTATCCAAATTGAAATACTTGAAGATGGTTCCACCAATCATCTGGTTTTCTGCGGTGATACTAGTCTGCAAGAGAGCACAGCAGCTCCACCTGCTTGGCCAACGGGCAGGAGGACTACCATGCAAAGAGTTCCCCGTTCAAATCCTTCAGGTGCATCGTTGGATGGAGATGATGAAGGTGGTCTTGTGTATCCCGAATGGGAGATAAAACCAACCTTTAGGAAGTACTCGACTTCTTCAAATCACCAGAAGAAAAGCTCCTCGAATGCTAGGAGGTCATCGGTTAAGTCccataagaagacatccaagaaAGCAAGCCTCTCAAGCCAGAAAGTTAAAGCCCTCTCTTCCATTTCCACTGGAAAAAGGCATAATGGAGAAGGTGGTCAAGCAAAGGCGCACTGGCGCAGTGGCATTTTTGGTGGTTTAATCAAAGCAGAGGGCGCAGTTCCACTAGTCACATGTGTCCCAGCGAAGGTTGTGTTCACTAGGATATTGGAAGCAATTGGCAGGCCACCTCTAGCTGTTGCTCACCATGTTAGAATGGCTAGTCCTTCAGTGCGAGATCCACGGTAG
- the LOC133921456 gene encoding uncharacterized protein At1g51745-like isoform X1 gives MLGSSVEGGADEDGGCCCVGDTSPGTIVWVRRRNGSWWPGRILGPEELPPSQIMSPRSGTPVKLLGREDASVDWYNLEKSKRVKAFRCGEFDACIEKAEATQGTLVKKREKYARREDAILHALDLERKQLASKYQAQGFRPGPPGNISVCTKHRKDLGSTRYKSKKSKKRKDVSVPPDGKREAGSKRNFSESLAQGNVVSNHMGDFSNVRHSQGGATLESKEQSTIVKKNRSDRSDFEDSLVSKSDRRRALAQVLQSSEKSPHHLQQNDDYGIFLIGEDNNPSLATFRSRRSKYAYMPSDSGETHSRSDLPSVQMASTGADFETESYLQHPGSFSEEQTSSDFTEKQITESSERECSESETEDDAELLQSANVIQPRESRVPDPYSLPVSDKFRHVDYDDNEVTYSSYMPQLNESEGEDGSSELGVSQWHMKGKRNSRNAAKRLVDMTDGNAWLNKSNGSLKGSLRKTNGGNPRKDSMQTSSERFLGQSSYQIKEEPNYDSDETELFEDTCNSEVNLYHGKRYPSYLRTSRYLSRGYNYFNDYENDSSKISPLNKENDRTFRVDQNACSDRSSLYQGKFTSRFGGMGSMLFDVDLKVQASYQGEHVPLVSLMSRLNGKAIVGHPIQIEILEDGSTNHLVFCGDTSLQESTAAPPAWPTGRRTTMQRVPRSNPSGASLDGDDEGGLVYPEWEIKPTFRKYSTSSNHQKKSSSNARRSSVKSHKKTSKKASLSSQKVKALSSISTGKRHNGEGGQAKAHWRSGIFGGLIKAEGAVPLVTCVPAKVVFTRILEAIGRPPLAVAHHVRMASPSVRDPR, from the exons GGATTGGTACAACCTTGAGAAATCAAAGCGTGTCAAAGCATTTAGGTGTGGGGAGTTTGATGCCTGTATTGAGAAGGCGGAGGCTACTCAAGGGACACTtgtgaagaagagagagaaatatGCACGAAGAGAAGATGCTATTCTTCACGCCCTTGACTTGGAGAGGAAGCAGCTTGCATCGAAGTATCAGGCTCAAGGTTTCAGACCTGGACCACCTGGTAACATTTCCG TTTGCACTAAACATCGCAAAGACCTTGGGAGTACTCGCTACAAGAGCAAAAAGAGTAAGAAACGGAAAGATGTATCTGTTCCCCCTGATGGAAAAAGAGAAGCTGGTTCAAAGAGAAACTTTTCAGAATCTCTTGCTCAGGGGAATGTTGTCAGTAATCACATGGGTGATTTCTCCAATGTGAGACATTCTCAGGGAGGTGCAACTTTAGAGAGCAAGGAGCAAAGTACAATTGTGAAGAAGAATAGGTCGGACAGAAGTGATTTTGAAGATTCTCTTGTTTCAAAATCTGACAGACGTCGGGCACTTGCTCAAGTTTTGCAGAGCAGTGAAAAATCGCCTCATCACTTACAGCAAAATGATGATTACGGGATTTTCTTAATTGGAGAGGATAATAATCCATCACTTGCCACCTTTCGGTCCAGAAGAAGTAAATATGCATACATGCCTAGTGATTCTGGTGAAACTCATAGTCGTAGTGATTTACCTTCTGTACAAATGGCTTCTACAGGAGCTGATTTTGAGACCGAAAGCTATCTTCAGCATCCTGGTTCTTTTTCTGAGGAACAGACATCGTCTGACTTCACTGAGAAGCAAATAACTGAGTCTTCAGAGAGGGAATGCTCAGAAAGCGAGACTGAAGACGATGCTGAACTTTTGCAAA GTGCAAATGTGATTCAGCCTAGAGAGTCACGTGTTCCTGATCCTTATTCTCTTCCAGTTTCTGACAAGTTCAGGCATGTGGATTACGATGACAATGAGGTTACCTATTCTAGTTATATGCCTCAGTTGAATGAATCAGAGGGAGAGGATGGTTCTTCTGAACTGGGTGTCTCCCAGTGGCATATGAAAGGTAAACGTAACAGCCGTAATGCAGCAAAGAGATTGGTGGATATGACAGATGGAAATGCCTGGTTAAATAAATCCAATGGTTCATTGAAAGGATCTTTGCGTAAGACAAATGGTGGAAATCCCAGAAAAGATAGTATGCAAACCTCCAGTGAGCGATTTCTTGGGCAAAGTTCTTACCAAATTAAAGAGGAGCCCAATTATGATTCTGATGAAACAGAATTATTTGAGGACACGTGCAATTCAGAGGTTAACTTGTACCATGGTAAAAGATACCCTTCATACTTGAGAACCTCAAGATATCTTAGCCGAGGCTACAATTATTTTAATGACTATGAGAATGACTCATCAAAGATTTCTCCTCTAAACAAGGAAAACGATAGAACGTTTCGTGTTGATCAGAATGCATGTTCGGACAGATCTTCACTTTACCAGGGAAAGTTCACTTCACGTTTTGGTGGCATGGGATCGATGCTGTTTGATGTTGACCTGAAAGTCCAGGCCAGCTACCAGGGAGAGCATGTTCCTCTTGTCTCCTTAATGAGCAGACTGAATGGCAAAGCAATTGTTGGACACCCTATCCAAATTGAAATACTTGAAGATGGTTCCACCAATCATCTGGTTTTCTGCGGTGATACTAGTCTGCAAGAGAGCACAGCAGCTCCACCTGCTTGGCCAACGGGCAGGAGGACTACCATGCAAAGAGTTCCCCGTTCAAATCCTTCAGGTGCATCGTTGGATGGAGATGATGAAGGTGGTCTTGTGTATCCCGAATGGGAGATAAAACCAACCTTTAGGAAGTACTCGACTTCTTCAAATCACCAGAAGAAAAGCTCCTCGAATGCTAGGAGGTCATCGGTTAAGTCccataagaagacatccaagaaAGCAAGCCTCTCAAGCCAGAAAGTTAAAGCCCTCTCTTCCATTTCCACTGGAAAAAGGCATAATGGAGAAGGTGGTCAAGCAAAGGCGCACTGGCGCAGTGGCATTTTTGGTGGTTTAATCAAAGCAGAGGGCGCAGTTCCACTAGTCACATGTGTCCCAGCGAAGGTTGTGTTCACTAGGATATTGGAAGCAATTGGCAGGCCACCTCTAGCTGTTGCTCACCATGTTAGAATGGCTAGTCCTTCAGTGCGAGATCCACGGTAG